The following coding sequences lie in one Streptomyces albofaciens JCM 4342 genomic window:
- a CDS encoding M28 family metallopeptidase, producing the protein MNRAPRTARTPHTPHRSPATRIRRTGLTVGACTALAAALLGPVAGAQATASAAPDVPVAAVKAHLDRLQAVADAHGGNRAHGTAGYQASVDYIKEKLDAAGFTTTVQEFTRNGRTGRNLIADWPGGGADRTVMTGAHLDSVTEGPGINDNGSAAAGILEVALAVSRAHLEPAKHLRFAWWGAEEYGMVGSRHYVDELSADDRGKIDAYLNFDMIGSPNPGYFVYDDDARLEKVFKDHFAAKNIATEVETEGDGRSDHAPFKDAGVPVGGLFSGADHIKTAEQAKKWGGTAGKAFDACYHASCDTVKNIDDTALGNHTAAIADAVWKLAS; encoded by the coding sequence GTGAACCGCGCACCCCGCACGGCCCGCACCCCCCACACGCCCCACCGGTCCCCCGCCACCCGAATACGCCGCACCGGCCTGACCGTCGGCGCGTGCACCGCCCTGGCCGCCGCCCTGCTGGGGCCGGTCGCCGGAGCACAGGCCACCGCCTCCGCCGCCCCCGACGTCCCCGTCGCCGCCGTCAAGGCCCATCTCGACCGGCTGCAGGCCGTCGCGGACGCCCACGGCGGCAACCGCGCCCACGGCACGGCCGGGTACCAGGCCTCCGTCGACTACATCAAGGAGAAGCTGGACGCGGCCGGGTTCACCACGACCGTCCAGGAGTTCACCCGTAACGGCAGGACGGGCCGGAACCTCATCGCCGACTGGCCCGGCGGCGGCGCGGACCGGACCGTGATGACCGGCGCCCACCTCGACTCGGTCACCGAGGGCCCCGGCATCAACGACAACGGCTCCGCCGCCGCGGGCATCCTGGAGGTCGCGCTCGCCGTCTCCCGCGCGCACCTCGAACCCGCCAAGCACCTGCGGTTCGCCTGGTGGGGCGCCGAGGAGTACGGCATGGTCGGCTCCCGGCACTACGTGGACGAGCTGTCCGCGGACGACCGCGGGAAGATCGACGCGTACCTGAACTTCGACATGATCGGCTCGCCCAACCCGGGCTACTTCGTGTACGACGACGACGCGCGCCTGGAAAAGGTCTTCAAGGACCACTTCGCCGCGAAGAACATCGCGACCGAGGTCGAGACGGAGGGCGACGGCCGCTCCGACCACGCGCCGTTCAAGGACGCCGGGGTACCGGTGGGCGGCCTGTTCTCCGGCGCGGACCACATCAAGACCGCGGAACAGGCGAAGAAGTGGGGCGGCACGGCGGGCAAGGCGTTCGACGCCTGCTACCACGCGTCCTGCGACACCGTGAAGAACATCGACGACACGGCACTGGGCAACCACACCGCCGCGATCGCCGACGCGGTGTGGAAGCTCGCTTCCTGA
- a CDS encoding urease subunit beta: protein MIPGQILHADEPVRLNPGLPVTRLTVLNVADRPVQVGSHYHFAEANPGLDFDRAAAHGKRLNVPAGSAVRFEPGIPTEVELVPVAGKRIVAGLRGETGGSLDG, encoded by the coding sequence ATGATCCCCGGCCAGATCCTGCACGCCGACGAACCGGTCCGCCTGAACCCCGGGCTCCCCGTCACCCGCCTGACCGTCCTGAACGTCGCCGACCGCCCCGTCCAGGTCGGCTCCCACTACCACTTCGCCGAGGCCAACCCCGGCCTCGACTTCGACCGTGCGGCCGCGCACGGCAAGCGCCTGAACGTCCCCGCCGGCTCCGCCGTGCGCTTCGAGCCCGGCATCCCCACCGAGGTCGAACTCGTCCCCGTCGCGGGCAAGCGGATCGTCGCGGGCCTGCGCGGCGAGACCGGAGGCTCCCTCGATGGCTGA
- a CDS encoding type II toxin-antitoxin system Phd/YefM family antitoxin: MAYEIPVTQARAELADLINRVVYGGERVVVTRHGKPLVGLVSAADLERLDACREAAEAAAEEQVISTVSAVRPLPAAPGEWRRFGIAAEHHGTAGDRGTPGGFAEHGGPGAGEH; this comes from the coding sequence ATGGCTTACGAGATTCCGGTGACACAGGCTCGGGCGGAGCTGGCGGACCTGATCAACCGCGTCGTCTACGGCGGCGAGCGGGTGGTCGTCACGCGCCACGGCAAGCCGCTGGTGGGCCTGGTGTCCGCCGCCGACCTGGAGCGTCTGGACGCGTGCCGGGAGGCGGCGGAGGCCGCCGCGGAGGAGCAGGTGATCAGCACGGTCTCCGCGGTGCGGCCGCTCCCGGCCGCGCCCGGCGAGTGGCGCCGCTTCGGCATCGCGGCGGAGCACCACGGCACGGCCGGCGACCGCGGGACGCCCGGGGGGTTCGCGGAGCACGGCGGCCCGGGGGCGGGGGAGCACTGA
- a CDS encoding urease accessory protein UreD: MTLAPPERVRPPSPEPLPAPGGGPVPHGLRATARITARAGADGVTGLPVLDGEGPIALRRVRSYGTQARVCVVGAMSAPLGGDRLRVEVTAEDGADLCVTAAAATVALPGRVPGHATYDVELTVGEGARLAWLPEPLISAEGSDLRMTTTVHLAATARLVLREEQVLGRSGERTGRLRSRLTVHHAGRTLLDQETAYGPGAPGWDTGAVLGGHRAVGQLLFAGPELEAEPARVRVLGSAPDEGQGVRTPLAGPATLTTAVAPDALRVRRLLEAGAVAE, from the coding sequence ATGACCCTCGCGCCCCCCGAACGGGTCCGGCCCCCGTCCCCCGAACCGCTGCCGGCGCCCGGTGGCGGCCCGGTGCCGCACGGCCTGCGCGCCACGGCCCGTATCACCGCGCGGGCCGGCGCGGACGGGGTCACCGGCCTGCCCGTCCTGGACGGCGAGGGCCCGATCGCGCTGCGCCGCGTCCGCTCGTACGGCACGCAGGCCAGGGTGTGCGTCGTCGGCGCCATGAGCGCGCCGCTCGGCGGGGACCGGCTGCGCGTCGAGGTGACCGCCGAGGACGGCGCCGACCTGTGCGTCACGGCGGCCGCGGCCACCGTCGCGCTGCCGGGGCGGGTCCCCGGGCACGCCACGTACGACGTGGAGCTGACCGTGGGCGAGGGCGCCCGGCTGGCATGGCTGCCCGAACCGCTGATCTCCGCCGAGGGCAGCGACCTGCGGATGACGACGACCGTCCACCTCGCGGCCACCGCGCGCCTGGTGCTGCGCGAGGAACAGGTGCTGGGGCGCAGCGGCGAGCGGACCGGACGGCTGCGCAGCCGTCTCACGGTCCACCACGCCGGGCGCACGCTGCTCGACCAGGAGACGGCGTACGGCCCGGGCGCCCCGGGCTGGGACACCGGCGCGGTGCTCGGCGGTCACCGCGCTGTCGGCCAACTGCTCTTTGCAGGGCCGGAGTTGGAGGCGGAACCCGCCCGCGTCCGGGTGCTGGGTTCGGCGCCGGACGAGGGGCAGGGCGTGCGGACGCCGCTCGCCGGGCCCGCCACGCTGACGACCGCCGTCGCCCCGGACGCGCTGCGGGTGCGGCGCCTCCTGGAGGCGGGTGCCGTCGCGGAGTGA
- a CDS encoding urease accessory protein UreF — protein MSRAALLVLADGRFPAGGHAHSGGAEAAVKAGRIRDAAGLEEFCRGRLHTAGLVAAALAAAAAAGCDPLALDEAADARTPVPALRLTARRLGRQMMRAARATWPSAELDALAAARPRGAHQPVVLGLAARSAGLAPLDAAHAAAYENISGPATAAVRLLSLDPFDATAVLARLAAPLDQVAEQAVEAARRVPLEGTGALPAASAPLLDITAEQHAAWPVRLFAS, from the coding sequence ATGAGCCGGGCGGCACTGCTCGTCCTGGCGGACGGCCGGTTCCCGGCGGGCGGGCACGCCCACTCCGGTGGCGCCGAGGCGGCCGTGAAGGCGGGGCGCATCCGGGACGCGGCGGGTCTGGAGGAGTTCTGCCGGGGGCGGCTGCACACCGCGGGCCTGGTCGCGGCCGCCCTGGCCGCGGCCGCGGCGGCCGGGTGCGACCCGCTGGCGCTGGACGAGGCCGCCGACGCCCGTACGCCGGTGCCCGCGCTGCGGCTCACGGCGCGCCGGCTCGGACGGCAGATGATGCGCGCGGCCCGCGCCACCTGGCCCTCGGCCGAGCTGGACGCGCTGGCGGCGGCCCGGCCGCGCGGCGCCCACCAGCCCGTCGTGCTGGGCCTGGCGGCCAGGTCGGCGGGGCTTGCGCCGCTGGACGCCGCCCACGCCGCCGCGTACGAGAACATCAGCGGCCCGGCCACCGCCGCCGTACGCCTGCTCAGCCTGGACCCGTTCGACGCGACCGCCGTGCTGGCCCGCTTGGCCGCGCCCCTCGACCAGGTCGCCGAGCAGGCCGTGGAAGCGGCGCGGCGCGTCCCGCTGGAGGGGACCGGCGCGCTGCCCGCGGCGTCCGCGCCGCTGCTGGACATCACCGCCGAGCAGCACGCGGCCTGGCCGGTACGGCTGTTCGCGTCGTGA
- a CDS encoding urease subunit gamma: MQLTPHEQERLMIHVAADVAEKRRARGVRLNHPEAVALLTSHILEGARDGRTVAELMSTGRKVLTRDEVMEGVPEMIHDVQVEATFPDGTKLVTVHEPIN; encoded by the coding sequence ATGCAACTGACCCCGCATGAACAGGAACGCCTGATGATTCATGTGGCGGCGGACGTGGCCGAAAAGCGCCGCGCACGCGGGGTACGGCTCAACCACCCGGAGGCCGTCGCGCTGCTGACCTCGCACATCCTCGAAGGGGCCCGGGACGGCCGTACGGTCGCCGAGCTGATGTCGACCGGGCGCAAGGTCCTCACCCGCGACGAGGTCATGGAGGGCGTGCCCGAGATGATCCACGACGTGCAGGTGGAGGCCACCTTCCCGGACGGCACCAAGCTGGTCACCGTCCACGAACCCATCAACTGA
- a CDS encoding amidase, with amino-acid sequence MKVAEYVSFDAVGLAELVAGGEVTPAEVEAAAREAARAVGPRINAVVETWPADDRPAPGSAPLAGVPFLIKDIGVTMAGRRTELGSRLAEGNVARADSALMRRFRRAGLVTFGRTATPEMAYSNTTEPVLYGATRNPWDPGRSAGGSSGGAGAAVAAGVVPLAHATDAAGSIRIPAACNGLFGLKPSRGRISMGPDFDEVFNGLAVQGGVSRSVRDSAVLLDQIRGPEPGDPYSAPEPSRPYAEEVTRHPGVLRIGVLPQAWGGHRTTTPVAGALSRTVRLLESLGHRVEEAEAGLGVDWEEFLLASARQWTANLAASIDELAAAFGRPIDSSTLEPPILAGYHYGQQVTGAQFVGALAVRNRVARSLARTFDTYDVLLTPTLPDLPVPLGTHAEGAEALDGPGWLRRLFDISPFTAAFNVAGTPAMSVPLTADAGTGLPVGMQFAAGYGLEGRLFRLAGQLEQASPWSGRTPGVWAGDHSGH; translated from the coding sequence GTGAAAGTTGCCGAGTACGTGAGCTTCGACGCGGTCGGGCTGGCGGAGCTGGTGGCCGGGGGCGAGGTGACCCCCGCCGAAGTGGAAGCTGCCGCACGCGAGGCCGCACGGGCGGTCGGCCCGCGGATCAACGCCGTCGTGGAGACCTGGCCGGCCGACGACCGGCCCGCCCCCGGCAGCGCCCCGCTGGCCGGGGTGCCCTTCCTGATCAAGGACATCGGGGTCACCATGGCCGGGCGGCGCACGGAGCTGGGCAGCCGCCTCGCGGAAGGCAACGTCGCCCGCGCCGACTCCGCCCTGATGCGGCGCTTCCGGCGCGCCGGTCTGGTGACGTTCGGGCGGACCGCGACACCGGAGATGGCCTACAGCAACACGACGGAACCGGTGCTGTACGGAGCGACCCGCAACCCGTGGGACCCGGGGCGGAGCGCGGGCGGATCGAGCGGGGGCGCGGGCGCCGCGGTCGCCGCCGGAGTGGTCCCGCTCGCCCACGCCACCGACGCCGCCGGATCGATCCGCATACCCGCCGCATGCAACGGCCTCTTCGGGCTGAAGCCCTCCCGCGGGCGGATCTCCATGGGGCCCGACTTCGACGAGGTCTTCAACGGCCTCGCCGTACAGGGCGGCGTCAGCCGCTCCGTACGCGACAGTGCGGTGCTGCTCGACCAGATACGCGGCCCGGAACCGGGCGACCCGTACTCCGCCCCGGAGCCGTCCCGGCCGTATGCGGAGGAAGTCACCCGGCACCCCGGCGTCCTGCGGATCGGTGTCCTCCCCCAGGCATGGGGCGGACACCGCACCACCACGCCGGTGGCCGGCGCGCTCTCCCGCACCGTGCGGCTGCTGGAATCCCTCGGCCACCGAGTGGAAGAGGCCGAGGCCGGTCTCGGCGTCGACTGGGAGGAGTTCCTCTTGGCCAGTGCCCGCCAGTGGACGGCGAACCTCGCGGCCTCCATCGACGAACTGGCCGCCGCCTTCGGCCGGCCCATCGACTCCTCGACCCTCGAACCGCCCATCCTCGCCGGCTACCACTACGGGCAGCAGGTCACGGGCGCGCAGTTCGTCGGTGCCCTCGCGGTCCGCAACCGGGTCGCCCGCAGCCTGGCACGCACCTTCGACACCTACGACGTGCTGCTCACCCCGACCCTCCCGGACCTCCCCGTGCCCCTGGGCACCCACGCCGAAGGCGCCGAGGCACTGGACGGTCCGGGCTGGCTCCGCCGCCTCTTCGACATCTCGCCGTTCACCGCGGCGTTCAACGTGGCGGGCACGCCCGCCATGTCCGTGCCGCTGACGGCCGACGCCGGGACGGGGCTCCCGGTGGGTATGCAGTTCGCCGCCGGTTACGGCCTCGAAGGCCGCCTCTTCCGCCTCGCCGGTCAACTCGAACAGGCGAGCCCGTGGTCGGGCCGGACGCCCGGGGTGTGGGCGGGGGATCACTCGGGCCACTGA
- the ureG gene encoding urease accessory protein UreG → MHLDHDLDERFPHRHTYSAADPKRADGTRRALRIGLGGPVGTGKTATVAALCRALRDELSLAVVTNDIYTREDAEFLLREAVLPPERISAVETGACPHTAIRDDISANLEAVEDLEDAVGPLDLILVESGGDNLTATFSKGLVDAQIFVIDVAGGDDIPRKGGPGVTTADLLVINKTDLAPYVGVDLEGMARDAKAQRGDLPVVFTSLKAENGVRPVSEWVRERLADWTAGPA, encoded by the coding sequence ATGCATCTCGATCACGACCTCGACGAACGCTTCCCCCACCGGCACACCTACAGCGCCGCCGACCCGAAGCGCGCCGACGGCACCCGGCGGGCGCTGCGCATCGGGCTGGGCGGGCCGGTCGGTACCGGCAAGACCGCCACCGTCGCCGCCCTGTGCCGCGCGCTGCGCGACGAACTGTCCCTGGCCGTCGTGACCAACGACATCTACACCCGTGAGGACGCCGAGTTCCTGCTGCGCGAGGCGGTGCTGCCGCCCGAGCGCATCTCGGCCGTGGAGACCGGGGCCTGCCCGCACACCGCCATCCGTGACGACATCTCCGCCAACCTCGAAGCCGTGGAGGACCTGGAGGACGCGGTCGGCCCGCTCGATCTGATCCTGGTGGAGTCCGGCGGCGACAACCTCACCGCGACCTTCTCCAAGGGCCTGGTCGACGCCCAGATCTTCGTCATCGACGTGGCGGGCGGCGACGACATCCCGCGCAAGGGCGGCCCGGGAGTGACCACCGCCGACCTCCTCGTGATCAACAAGACCGACCTCGCCCCGTACGTCGGCGTCGACCTGGAGGGCATGGCCCGCGACGCCAAGGCGCAGCGCGGCGACCTGCCCGTCGTCTTCACCTCCCTCAAGGCCGAGAACGGCGTACGGCCGGTCTCGGAGTGGGTGCGCGAGCGCCTCGCCGACTGGACCGCGGGCCCCGCATGA
- a CDS encoding urease subunit alpha, with the protein MADLTRAAYSDLYGPTVGDRVRLADTDLLVEITEDRAGGPGHAGDETVFGGGKVIRESMGQSRATRAEGAPDTVITGAIVLDHWGVVKADVGIRDGRIAALGKAGNPDTMDGVHPDLVIGPETEIIAGNGKILTAGAIDTHVHFICPQQVDEALASGVTTLVGGGTGPAEGSKATTITPGAWHVSRMFASMDGLPVNVGLLGKGNTMSADSMRDQLRAGVLGFKIHEDWGATPAVLDACLRVCEESGAQLAIHTDTLNEAGFLQDTLAAIAGRGIHAYHVEGAGGGHAPDMIAMVSEPNVLPASTNPTRPHTVNTVEEHLDMLMVCHHLNPAVPEDLAFAESRIRPSTIAAEDILHDLGAISIMSSDAQAMGRIGEVVLRTWQTAHVMKKRRGALPGDLLADNVRARRYVAKYTINPAIAQGIDHEVGSVEDGKLADLVLWDPAFFGVKPQLVIKGGQIAYAQMGDANASIPTPQPVLPRPMFGAIGQAPGGNSVNFVSEQAVADGLPERLGLAKDFRSIRSTRGVTKADMRNNDALPRVHVDPDTFTVTIDGDVVEPAPAAELPMAQRYFLF; encoded by the coding sequence ATGGCTGATCTGACCCGCGCCGCCTACAGCGACCTGTACGGCCCGACCGTGGGCGACCGCGTACGGCTGGCCGACACCGACCTCCTCGTCGAGATCACCGAGGACCGGGCGGGCGGCCCGGGGCACGCCGGTGACGAGACGGTCTTCGGCGGCGGCAAGGTGATCCGGGAATCGATGGGCCAGTCCCGGGCGACCCGCGCCGAGGGCGCGCCCGACACCGTCATCACCGGCGCGATCGTCCTGGACCACTGGGGTGTCGTGAAGGCGGACGTCGGCATCCGGGACGGGCGGATCGCCGCGCTCGGCAAGGCCGGCAACCCCGACACCATGGACGGCGTCCACCCCGACCTGGTGATCGGTCCGGAGACCGAGATCATCGCGGGCAACGGCAAGATCCTCACCGCCGGAGCCATCGACACCCATGTGCACTTCATCTGCCCCCAGCAGGTGGACGAGGCGCTGGCCTCCGGCGTGACCACCCTGGTCGGCGGCGGCACGGGCCCGGCCGAGGGCAGCAAGGCCACCACCATCACGCCCGGCGCCTGGCACGTGTCCCGGATGTTCGCCTCGATGGACGGGCTGCCCGTCAACGTGGGCCTGCTGGGCAAGGGCAACACCATGTCCGCCGACTCGATGCGCGACCAGCTGCGCGCGGGCGTCCTCGGCTTCAAGATCCACGAGGACTGGGGCGCCACCCCCGCCGTGCTGGACGCCTGTCTGCGCGTCTGCGAGGAGAGCGGCGCGCAGCTGGCCATCCATACGGACACGCTGAACGAGGCGGGCTTCCTCCAGGACACGCTGGCCGCCATCGCGGGCCGCGGCATCCACGCGTACCACGTCGAGGGCGCCGGCGGCGGCCACGCACCCGACATGATCGCCATGGTCTCCGAGCCGAACGTGCTGCCCGCCTCCACCAACCCGACCCGCCCGCACACCGTCAACACCGTCGAGGAACACCTCGACATGCTGATGGTCTGCCACCACCTCAACCCCGCCGTGCCGGAGGACCTCGCCTTCGCCGAGTCCCGCATCCGGCCCTCCACCATCGCGGCCGAGGACATCCTGCACGACCTCGGCGCCATCTCGATCATGTCGTCCGACGCGCAGGCCATGGGGCGCATCGGCGAGGTCGTGCTGCGTACGTGGCAGACCGCGCACGTGATGAAGAAGCGGCGCGGCGCGCTGCCCGGCGACCTGCTCGCGGACAACGTCCGAGCCCGCCGCTACGTCGCCAAATACACCATCAACCCCGCCATCGCACAGGGCATCGACCACGAGGTCGGCTCGGTGGAGGACGGCAAGCTGGCCGACCTGGTCCTGTGGGACCCGGCGTTCTTCGGCGTCAAGCCGCAGCTCGTCATCAAGGGCGGGCAGATCGCGTACGCGCAGATGGGCGACGCCAACGCCTCCATCCCCACGCCGCAGCCGGTGCTGCCCCGCCCGATGTTCGGCGCCATCGGGCAGGCGCCCGGCGGCAACTCGGTCAACTTCGTCTCCGAGCAGGCCGTCGCGGACGGGCTGCCGGAACGCCTCGGACTGGCCAAGGACTTCCGGTCCATCCGCAGCACCCGCGGCGTGACCAAGGCGGACATGCGCAACAACGACGCGCTGCCGCGGGTCCACGTAGATCCGGACACCTTCACGGTGACCATCGACGGCGATGTGGTCGAGCCCGCCCCGGCCGCCGAACTGCCCATGGCCCAGCGCTACTTCCTCTTCTGA
- a CDS encoding TetR/AcrR family transcriptional regulator: MTSTARRPSRVAKLPPRERILDAAEELFQSEGILRVGVQAIAERAGTTKMAIYRHFDTKDALVAEWLRIVAADYQAAFDRAEAAHPGRPREQILALARFIAEGLPELSYRGCPFINSLAELPDRSHPARQVIEEHKARQTRRLVGMCAAAGLPDPEQTAAEITFVLEGAQVSTQNGSIDQAGERLLRIVEGIVDRARPAQEAAGG, encoded by the coding sequence ATGACATCGACCGCCAGAAGGCCGAGCAGAGTGGCGAAACTGCCGCCGCGCGAGCGCATCCTCGACGCGGCGGAAGAGCTCTTCCAGAGCGAGGGCATCCTGCGGGTGGGCGTCCAGGCGATCGCCGAGCGGGCCGGGACCACCAAAATGGCGATCTACCGGCACTTCGACACCAAGGACGCGCTGGTCGCGGAGTGGCTGCGGATCGTCGCCGCCGACTACCAGGCGGCCTTCGACCGGGCCGAGGCCGCCCACCCCGGCCGGCCCCGGGAGCAGATCCTCGCTCTGGCCCGCTTCATCGCCGAGGGGCTGCCGGAGCTCTCCTACCGGGGCTGCCCGTTCATCAACTCCCTCGCCGAACTGCCCGACCGCTCCCATCCCGCGCGGCAGGTCATCGAGGAGCACAAGGCCCGCCAGACCCGCAGACTGGTCGGCATGTGCGCCGCGGCGGGCCTGCCCGACCCCGAGCAGACCGCGGCCGAGATCACTTTCGTACTCGAAGGCGCGCAGGTCAGCACGCAGAACGGCAGCATCGACCAGGCCGGGGAGCGGCTGCTGCGCATCGTCGAGGGGATCGTGGACCGGGCCCGCCCGGCCCAGGAGGCGGCCGGCGGCTGA
- a CDS encoding DUF4158 domain-containing protein has translation MTSIERTAYPRFKRLITARELHVFFTPGEEERAWAEGVTDSDEHQLALLVALKSYQRMGCFPKAHDVPEQVVEFVRRAVGLPENTLPVYASGRTAERYRSWVRERCGVRYDGPAARKLAEEAMRCAAAAKNNPADLINIALEKLVEAGLEIPRFSTLDAMASTVRGEVNEEILAGVRGRMTAEERRRLLTSASSAARA, from the coding sequence ATGACTTCGATCGAGCGGACCGCGTACCCGCGGTTCAAGCGGTTGATCACCGCGCGTGAGCTGCATGTGTTCTTCACGCCGGGTGAGGAGGAACGGGCGTGGGCGGAGGGGGTGACGGACTCCGACGAGCATCAGCTCGCGCTGCTGGTGGCATTGAAGTCGTACCAGCGGATGGGCTGTTTCCCGAAGGCTCACGACGTGCCGGAGCAGGTGGTGGAGTTCGTGCGGCGGGCGGTGGGGCTGCCGGAGAACACGCTGCCGGTGTACGCGTCGGGCCGTACGGCTGAGCGGTACCGGTCGTGGGTGCGTGAGCGGTGCGGGGTGCGTTACGACGGCCCAGCGGCGCGCAAGCTCGCCGAGGAGGCGATGCGCTGTGCGGCGGCGGCGAAGAACAACCCGGCGGACCTGATCAACATCGCGCTGGAGAAGCTGGTGGAGGCGGGGCTGGAGATACCCCGGTTCTCCACCCTGGATGCGATGGCGTCCACCGTGCGGGGCGAGGTCAACGAGGAGATCCTGGCGGGCGTGAGGGGCCGGATGACGGCCGAAGAGCGGCGTCGGCTGCTGACAAGCGCGTCCTCGGCCGCCAGGGCCTGA
- a CDS encoding LysR family transcriptional regulator, with protein MARPDLNLLIALQALLEERHVSRAAERIGVSQPAASAMLARLRRHFGDDLLVREGNRYRLTPLGQQLQEQTGSVLQLSDRLFATKSHFDPATTEREFTLHVSDYAMAVLGPRLLTAFQERAPHARLRFRQFATPEAMHDEAGASAADGLIAPRDSGVSGLPSLALFADEWVVIADRHHPLTRAAPGADGIGGLRWVLGQFEPRDSRFMLHRLAESGLQLKPEAVTDSFLALPLYVAGTDRVAVIQRRLTRAVPLPPSLRVLPCPFDAGPINEALWWHPVHTHDTGHRWFRTLVHDTARQLEAEEPLVG; from the coding sequence GTGGCCCGTCCTGATCTCAACCTGCTCATCGCCCTGCAGGCCCTGCTCGAGGAGCGGCACGTCAGCCGCGCGGCCGAGCGGATCGGGGTCAGCCAGCCGGCGGCCAGCGCGATGCTCGCGCGCCTGCGTCGGCACTTCGGCGATGACCTGCTCGTACGCGAGGGCAACCGCTACCGCCTCACCCCCCTCGGACAGCAACTGCAGGAACAGACCGGCAGCGTCCTGCAGCTCTCCGACCGGCTCTTCGCCACGAAATCCCACTTCGACCCCGCCACCACCGAGCGGGAGTTCACCCTCCACGTCTCCGACTACGCCATGGCCGTCCTCGGCCCCCGGCTCCTGACCGCCTTCCAGGAGCGGGCACCGCACGCCCGGCTGCGGTTCCGCCAGTTCGCCACTCCCGAAGCCATGCACGACGAAGCCGGCGCCTCCGCGGCGGACGGGCTGATCGCGCCCCGGGACAGCGGCGTGAGCGGACTGCCGAGCCTGGCGCTCTTCGCCGACGAATGGGTTGTCATCGCCGACCGGCACCACCCCCTCACCCGCGCCGCACCCGGTGCGGACGGCATCGGCGGACTGCGGTGGGTGCTGGGGCAGTTCGAGCCGCGCGACTCCCGCTTCATGCTGCACCGCCTCGCCGAAAGCGGCCTCCAGCTGAAGCCCGAAGCGGTCACCGACAGCTTCCTGGCCTTGCCCCTGTACGTGGCCGGCACCGACCGCGTCGCCGTCATCCAGCGACGCCTGACCAGGGCCGTCCCCCTCCCGCCGTCCCTGCGCGTGCTCCCCTGTCCCTTCGACGCCGGGCCGATCAACGAGGCCCTGTGGTGGCACCCCGTCCACACCCACGACACCGGCCACCGCTGGTTCCGCACCCTCGTTCACGACACCGCCCGCCAACTCGAAGCGGAAGAGCCCCTCGTCGGCTGA